From one Dermacentor variabilis isolate Ectoservices chromosome 3, ASM5094787v1, whole genome shotgun sequence genomic stretch:
- the LOC142576766 gene encoding innexin inx2-like, with amino-acid sequence MSLVNLFGGLRRLLRRRHVHIDNCVFRLHWLVTSSLLVAFSLLVSARQYVGDPIECVPPTSDFPMDVLNTYCWIHSTFTMPTALDKRVGLDVPHPGVDNSGGAERRYTAYYQWVAFTLFLQAVFFYIPYYLWKNWEGGLLEVITMGMHVAIMEEKDRSHKKRVLTEYLHRHMRHHRMYALKYIFCEFLSFVNVVGQMFFIDKFLGGEFWNYGVQVVRFTLTDQEERRDPMIYVFPRMTKCVFHSFGSSGDVQRHDSLCILPLNVVNEKVYVFLWFWFVTLLVLTTVVFVGRLVILAVPMLRFQVLKSRSPLLNSEDLRTLAQFADAGDAFLFYMLAQNLDPLVYKEVVADLTLVMNQKSSEDRAPLNTI; translated from the coding sequence ATGTCCCTGGTGAACCTGTTCGGCGGCCTTCGGCGGCTTCTGCGCCGGAGGCATGTGCACATCGACAACTGCGTCTTCAGGCTCCACTGGCTGGTCACGTCGTCGCTGCTCGTCGCCTTCAGCCTGCTCGTCTCGGCGCGCCAGTATGTGGGCGATCCGATCGAGTGTGTGCCGCCGACGAGCGACTTCCCAATGGATGTGCTCAACACGTACTGCTGGATCCACTCAACCTTCACCATGCCAACGGCGCTCGACAAGCGTGTCGGGCTGGACGTTCCGCACCCGGGCGTCGACAACTCGGGTGGTGCAGAGCGCCGCTACACCGCCTACTACCAATGGGTGGCGTTCACGCTGTTCTTACAAGCAGTGTTCTTCTACATTCCGTACTACCTGTGGAAAAACTGGGAAGGAGGCCTTCTCGAGGTCATAACGATGGGAATGCACGTCGCCATCATGGAGGAGAAGGACCGCAGCCACAAGAAACGAGTGCTCACCGAATACCTGCACAGGCACATGCGCCACCACAGGATGTACGCGCTCAAGTACATATTCTGCGAATTTCTCAGCTTTGTCAACGTCGTCGGCCAGATGTTCTTTATCGACAAGTTTCTCGGTGGCGAGTTTTGGAACTATGGCGTCCAGGTGGTCCGGTTCACGCTCACGGACCAAGAGGAAAGGCGCGACCCCATGATCTACGTCTTTCCGCGAATGACCAAGTGCGTGTTCCACTCCTTCGGCTCTTCGGGAGACGTGCAGAGGCACGACTCCCTGTGCATCTTGCCGCTGAACGTGGTCAACGAGAAAGTGTACGTTTTCCTCTGGTTCTGGTTCGTGACGTTATTAGTGCTCACCACGGTGGTGTTTGTGGGCCGGCTCGTGATCCTCGCGGTGCCCATGTTGCGCTTCCAGGTGTTAAAGTCGAGGAGCCCGCTGCTAAACTCGGAAGACCTGCGGACATTGGCGCAGTTCGCCGACGCTGGCGACGCCTTCCTTTTTTACATGCTCGCACAGAATCTCGACCCCCTGGTGTACAAGGAGGTGGTCGCAGATCTGACGCTTGTTATGAACCAAAAGTCAAGCGAGGACAGAGCACCGCTCAACACGATTTGA